In Streptomyces nojiriensis, one genomic interval encodes:
- a CDS encoding GNAT family N-acetyltransferase, giving the protein MPSPALQRVNAFLSDFARRQAGRTTSLPGGFAVYDDAFAQSYANNQVVIDAAVDPEALPALAEEALGHLPHRLISVLDDDTGKACAGPLIRAGYTHSTYLVMLHTGPVPDAGTAQEVDLDALRVPLTRRWRGFLPDADDEVLRQLVDRREARRRGADVVRFIGARTQAGEVASWADLYVDRATGTAQIEDLITSEAHLGRGYADAVLAGALRLAAAHGSDFCFLTADATDWPRHWYERRGFAVIGHSHGFERS; this is encoded by the coding sequence ATGCCGAGCCCAGCACTCCAGCGCGTCAACGCCTTCCTTTCGGACTTCGCCCGCCGCCAGGCCGGGCGCACCACGTCCCTTCCCGGCGGGTTCGCCGTGTACGACGACGCGTTCGCGCAGTCCTATGCGAACAACCAGGTCGTCATCGACGCGGCCGTCGACCCCGAGGCGCTGCCCGCCCTCGCGGAGGAAGCCCTGGGGCACCTGCCGCACCGGCTGATCTCCGTACTCGACGACGACACCGGCAAGGCCTGCGCGGGGCCGCTGATCCGGGCCGGATACACCCACTCCACCTACCTCGTCATGCTGCACACGGGCCCGGTGCCGGACGCCGGAACTGCCCAGGAGGTGGACCTCGACGCGCTGCGCGTGCCGCTGACCCGGCGGTGGCGCGGATTCCTCCCGGACGCGGACGACGAGGTCCTGCGCCAGCTCGTCGACCGGCGCGAGGCCCGCCGGCGCGGGGCCGACGTCGTCCGGTTCATCGGTGCCCGAACCCAGGCGGGCGAGGTCGCCTCATGGGCCGATCTCTACGTCGACCGGGCGACCGGCACGGCCCAGATCGAGGACCTGATCACCTCGGAGGCCCACCTCGGACGCGGCTACGCCGACGCCGTCCTGGCGGGCGCCCTGCGCCTGGCCGCCGCCCACGGCAGCGACTTCTGCTTCCTGACCGCCGATGCCACGGACTGGCCGCGCCACTGGTACGAGCGCCGCGGCTTCGCCGTCATCGGCCACTCGCACGGCTTCGAACGCAGCTGA
- a CDS encoding PP2C family protein-serine/threonine phosphatase — MAREQVDVDGSGIDYHAVFHALPGAVALLTPDLVYLDVNESFLETSGRSREQIIDRYLFDVFPDNPNDPAANGMRNLRASLERVAATGEPDSMAVQRYDVEYPDGSGVWHERYWSPVNVPVLAPDGTVALLLHRVEEVTELIRAGARSGGDHAQVLEAEIYTRGRELQEVNERLRRAHAHEREVALHLQETLLPAPRPLGHHRAAVRYRPATVALNVCGDWYDLVDRPGRTAVAVGDVVGHGLGAAGVMGQLRSALSAASHVAEGPAQALEVLGLYARSIDGAESTTAVSVFIDWNSRTLTYSSAGHPPPLLCHPDGTVTFLDRATDPPLGARPEHARRPEAQLPFAEGSTLVLYTDGLIERRREDIDVGLGRLADALVRHRTADPDVLADALLAELIPAGGITDDTALVVLRL, encoded by the coding sequence GTGGCGCGCGAACAGGTGGATGTGGACGGATCAGGGATCGACTATCACGCGGTCTTCCACGCCCTTCCGGGCGCGGTCGCCCTGCTGACCCCTGACCTGGTGTACCTGGACGTCAACGAGTCGTTCCTGGAGACCTCCGGCCGCAGCCGCGAGCAGATCATCGACCGCTACCTCTTCGACGTCTTCCCCGACAACCCCAACGATCCGGCGGCGAACGGCATGCGCAACCTGCGCGCCTCCCTGGAGCGGGTCGCGGCCACCGGGGAGCCCGACAGCATGGCCGTCCAGCGCTACGACGTCGAGTACCCCGACGGATCCGGGGTCTGGCACGAGCGCTACTGGAGCCCCGTCAACGTGCCCGTCCTCGCCCCCGACGGCACCGTGGCGCTGCTCCTGCACCGGGTGGAAGAGGTCACCGAGCTCATCCGGGCCGGCGCCCGCAGCGGCGGCGACCACGCCCAGGTGTTGGAGGCCGAGATCTACACCCGCGGCCGGGAGCTCCAGGAGGTCAACGAACGCCTGCGCCGGGCCCACGCCCACGAGCGCGAGGTGGCCCTCCACCTCCAGGAGACCCTGCTGCCCGCGCCGCGCCCGCTCGGCCACCACCGGGCCGCCGTCCGCTACCGGCCCGCCACCGTGGCCCTGAACGTGTGCGGCGACTGGTACGACCTCGTCGACCGGCCCGGCCGCACGGCCGTGGCCGTCGGCGACGTCGTCGGCCACGGACTCGGGGCGGCCGGCGTCATGGGCCAGCTGCGCAGCGCCCTGTCGGCCGCCTCCCACGTCGCCGAGGGCCCGGCCCAGGCCCTGGAGGTCCTCGGCCTGTACGCCCGCTCCATCGACGGCGCCGAGTCCACCACCGCCGTGTCCGTCTTCATCGACTGGAACAGCCGCACCCTCACCTACAGCAGCGCCGGCCACCCCCCGCCCCTGCTCTGCCACCCCGACGGCACGGTCACCTTCCTCGACCGGGCCACCGACCCCCCGCTCGGCGCCCGGCCCGAGCACGCCCGCCGTCCCGAGGCCCAGCTCCCCTTCGCCGAAGGCTCCACCCTCGTCCTCTACACCGACGGGCTCATCGAACGCCGCCGCGAGGACATCGACGTCGGCCTGGGCAGGCTCGCCGACGCCCTCGTACGACACCGCACCGCCGACCCCGACGTCCTCGCCGACGCCCTGCTGGCCGAACTCATCCCCGCGGGCGGCATCACCGACGACACCGCGCTGGTCGTCCTCCGCCTGTGA
- the nadE gene encoding ammonia-dependent NAD(+) synthetase encodes MTDLASISLQQEIARDLQVSASFDVRQEIERRVAFLAERLTSTGLRALVLGISGGVDSTTAGRLCQLAVERARAAGHEATFFAMRLPYGTQADEKDAQLALDFIRADRVLTVDVKSASDAALEAALAGGTVFRDAHHQDFVHGNIKARQRMIAQYAVAGAHEGLVVGTDHAAEAVSGFFTKFGDGAADVVPLTGLTKRRVRALAEELGAPAELVHKTPTADLETLDPGKPDEDALGVTYDDIDDLLEGKPVAGTAFAAIVARYRLTEHKRQLPIAP; translated from the coding sequence GTGACCGACCTGGCGTCCATATCCCTGCAGCAGGAGATCGCCCGCGATCTCCAGGTGAGCGCGTCCTTCGACGTCCGGCAGGAGATCGAGCGCCGAGTGGCCTTCCTCGCCGAGCGGCTGACCTCCACGGGCCTGCGCGCCCTGGTCCTGGGCATCAGCGGCGGCGTGGACTCCACGACCGCGGGCCGACTGTGCCAGCTCGCCGTCGAGCGGGCGCGCGCCGCCGGGCACGAGGCGACGTTCTTCGCGATGCGACTGCCCTACGGCACCCAGGCCGACGAGAAGGACGCGCAGCTGGCGCTGGACTTCATCCGGGCCGACCGGGTCCTGACCGTGGACGTGAAGTCCGCGAGCGACGCCGCCCTGGAAGCGGCGCTGGCCGGCGGCACGGTCTTCCGCGACGCGCACCACCAGGACTTCGTGCACGGCAACATCAAGGCCCGGCAGCGCATGATCGCCCAGTACGCGGTGGCGGGCGCGCACGAGGGCCTGGTAGTCGGCACCGACCACGCCGCCGAGGCGGTCTCCGGCTTCTTCACCAAGTTCGGCGACGGCGCGGCCGACGTCGTCCCGCTCACCGGCCTCACCAAGCGCCGGGTACGCGCCCTCGCCGAGGAGCTCGGCGCGCCCGCCGAGCTGGTGCACAAGACCCCGACCGCGGACCTGGAGACGCTCGACCCGGGCAAGCCCGACGAGGACGCGCTCGGCGTCACCTACGACGACATCGACGACCTCCTGGAGGGCAAGCCCGTCGCCGGGACCGCCTTCGCGGCCATCGTCGCCCGCTACCGCCTCACCGAGCACAAGCGACAGCTGCCGATCGCCCCCTGA
- a CDS encoding arylamine N-acetyltransferase family protein codes for MDELPASRVDTYLRRIGAARPGSASAAALRDLHLRHLRTVPFESLSIHLGQEIVLEGEALLDKLLLGGRGGFCYELNGAFALLLHSLGYRVELLQARVHSADGGQGVPYDHLALRVECEDGRPWLADVGFGDHSHFPLAFGERGEQTDPGGVFRIVPAGGPEGDLDVLRDGVPRYRLETRPRLLSDFVTGAWWHSTSPTSGFTRKPVCSLLTETGRTTLSDRVLTVTADGERTERTLVDDAEVLAAYRTHFGIDLPRVPVPLHPRP; via the coding sequence ATGGATGAGCTTCCCGCGTCACGCGTGGACACGTACCTGCGGCGGATCGGGGCGGCGCGGCCCGGGTCGGCGAGTGCGGCCGCCCTGCGCGACCTGCACCTGCGGCACCTGCGGACCGTCCCCTTCGAGAGCCTGTCCATCCACCTGGGACAGGAGATCGTGCTGGAGGGGGAGGCACTGCTCGACAAGCTGCTGCTCGGCGGCCGCGGCGGATTCTGTTACGAGCTGAACGGCGCGTTCGCGCTGCTGCTGCACTCCCTGGGCTACAGGGTGGAGCTGCTGCAGGCCCGGGTGCACTCGGCCGACGGCGGGCAGGGCGTGCCCTACGACCACCTGGCGCTGCGCGTGGAGTGCGAAGACGGCCGCCCGTGGCTGGCGGACGTGGGCTTCGGCGACCACAGCCACTTTCCGCTGGCCTTCGGCGAGCGCGGCGAGCAGACCGACCCGGGCGGCGTGTTCCGGATCGTGCCGGCCGGCGGCCCGGAGGGGGACCTCGACGTCCTCCGGGACGGCGTGCCCCGGTACCGGCTGGAGACGCGCCCCCGGCTCCTGTCCGACTTCGTGACCGGCGCCTGGTGGCACAGCACCTCGCCCACGTCGGGTTTCACCCGCAAGCCGGTGTGCTCGCTGCTGACGGAGACCGGCCGGACCACCCTCAGCGACCGCGTGCTGACGGTCACGGCCGACGGGGAACGGACCGAGCGGACCCTGGTCGACGACGCCGAGGTCCTGGCCGCCTACCGCACCCACTTCGGCATCGACCTGCCCCGCGTCCCGGTCCCGCTTCACCCCCGCCCCTGA